GTTTCATGCAGTGGTCTCCTTGGAATGATGTGTTGTCGTGACTGTGCGCTTACAGCCCGTTGGCGAGGAATGCGCGTAGTTCGGGCGTTTGCGGGTTGTCGAGCATCTCGCCCGGACCGACTTCCCACACCTTGCCCTGATGCATGTAGATGATTTGATCGGCCACACGCTTGGCAAATGCCATTTCGTGCGTGACGAGCAGCATTGTCATGCCGTCGGCGGCAAGATCTTCCATGACGCGCAGCACTTCGCCCGTGAGTTGCGGATCGAGTGCCGACGTCACTTCGTCGAACAGCATGACTTTCGGCGACATGGCGAGCGAACGTGCGATGGCCACGCGTTGTTGCTGGCCACCGGAGAGCTGCTCGGGATAGCTGTCGGCCTTGTCGGAGAGGCCCACTTGCGCGAGCACGCGCTTCGCGACTTCCTCGGCTTCGCTGCGCCCGAGACGCTTCACATGACGCAGCGCGAGCATGATGTTCTCGCGCACGCTCAGATGTGGAAAGAGGTTGTAGCTCTGGAAGACGATGCCGACTTCGCGGCGCAGTTGATGCAGGTCGATCTGCGGATCTTCCACGCGAATGCCGCACACTTCGATGGAGCCTTCGTCGATGGTTTCCAGACGGTCGATACAGCGCAGCGCCGTGCTCTTGCCCGAACCGCTTGCGCCAATGATGGCGACCATCTTGCCGCGCTCCACTTCGAACGACACGCCCTTGAGCACCGGGTTGTCGCCGAAGCGTTTGTGAATCTGGTTGACCTTAACGATTGCCGACATTGAGCCTGTCCTCCAGTGATGCGCTCCAGCGCGAGAGCGGGTAGCACAGCACGAAATAAAACACCCCTACCAGCGAGAACACGAGGAAGGGCTGGAAAATCGAGTTGTTGATGATCTGACCGGCTCGGGTGAGCTCCACGAAACCGATCACCGAGGCGAGCGATGTCATCTTGATGATCTGCACGAGGAAGCCGATGGTCGGCGGCAGCGACAGACGCACGGCCTGCGGAATGATGACGAGACGCAGCGTCTGCCAGCGCGAGAACGACAGGCACTCGGCGGCTTCCCACTGTGCACGCGGCATCGCTTCGACGCATCCACGCCAGATGTCGCCCAGATAGGCGCTGGTGTAGACCATCAGCGCGAGGGCGGCCGCCACGATGGCGGGCAACTCGAAGCCGTATACCGACAGGCCGAAGTAGACGATGAACAGCAGAATCAGCAGCGGAATGCCCTGAATCGCTTCGATGAACACTTGCGCGGGCAAGCGCAGCCAGCGACGCGGCGAGATGCGCGCGAGCATCACGAGAAACCCACCGGCACTGCCCAGTACGAACGCGATCAGCGAGAGCACCAGCGTCCAGCCGATGGACTGCACCAGATACCCGAAATAGGTCCAGGAAAAGTTGCCGATCATGAGGCACTCCGTTGTGCGGTATTGCTGCCCGTGGTGCCTGTTGCGCCCGTGACGCTCACGCCCGCGGTACGCGAGGCGGCGGCGCGTCGGCGCGCGGCCTGTACCGTCTGTGCGGCGGCGCGTCGCACGACACGGCGGCGTCGGAAGAAATACTCGCCGGCGGCCCACGCCACGAGCTTCACCAGCAGTGACAGACCGAGGTAGAGCGCGGCCACGACGATGTACGTCTCGAGCGAGCGGAACGTGTCCGACTGCACGGTGTTGGCGACGGCGGTGAGTTCTTCGGCGGAAATCTGCGATGCCATGGCCGAGGCCTGCATCATCAGAATGAATTGCGTGGTGAGGGCGGGGTACACCTTCTCGATGGACGGTTGCAGCATGACATGCCACGCAATGCGCCACTTCGACAGCCCCAGACATTCGGCGGCTTCGATCTGACCGCGTGGCACCGACTCGAGCCCGGCGCGAATGATCTCCGCCGCATAGGCCCCGATGTTGATCACCATCGCAATGACCGCCGCGGCGAACGTCGGCATGTGCACGCCAAGGCTGGCGAGACCGAAATAGAGCAGGAAGATCTGAACGAGGAAAGGGGTGTTGCGGACCGACTCGATGTAGATGCTGCAAAGACGAACGAGCCAGCGATGACGGCTACGCTTGGCAAAGGCGACCAGCGTGCCGGCAGCGGTGCCGATCACGACCGAGAGAGCGGTCATCTTGAGCGTGAGCCACGCGCCTTCGAGAAAAACTGGCCAGTAAGGCACCAGCGGAGCGAAATTCAACGAGAAATGCATGGCAAACGCCTGTCTCCGGTGACGTTCGGGGCCGACGCGCCAGGCAGCTTGCGTTGCGGTTATGACATCCGCGGTTGCCGTGGAGGGTCTTTCTTGTACGTCGTCATATAAGTGATGTGATTTTGCGCATCGCTGATCGGCGTTGTCAATAGCCAGCGGTTGGGGGGATACCCTTGTCTATTGCCTTGATAGAACAAGGGTTATAGGGCGATTTGAATCGAGTGGCGGGCTGCCGCAGCTTGCGTGAGGCGGCCTCAACGACCGGTTGATGGTGGCGGGTCGAGTCCCCTTGTCATCGTATCTCTTGCTGTTGGCGATGACGGAGGGCGTCCCGTGCGATGGCTGGTTTTATAATCGCGCTTGGCCGAGCGTCTGCCTCGCTCGGCATCTCTCGATGGAAGACCATGCAACCGATCAACGAGTGCAGCGTTGGCGCGACATCGCGCGATTCAGACATGCGGTGCCGAGATGACCACTTCCGAAAAAGGGGGGCCGCCGCCCGCGTTATCGGGATTCGCGAACGTACCCGGCATGCCGCGACGTTCCAGGGTAACGACGACTCGCGGGGCGACGCCCGATGACATTGTCCACGACGGCACTCGACGAACTCGACCGTAATCTGCTCGCACTGCTGCGAGTGAATGCGCGCGAGAGCACGGCCAATCTCGCGCGCCGCCTCGGGGTGGCGCGCACGACTGTGGTGGCCCGCATCGGTCGGCTCGAACAGGCCGGCGTTATCGCCGGTTATACCGTGCGACTCGGGCAGGATGCGGCCGGCGGCGGGTTACAGGCCTGCGTCGGTATCAGTGTGCAGCCGCGCTCCGGGCGCGACGTGATGCGGCGTTTGAACAAGATGCCGGAGATCCACCTGCTGTGTACCGTCAGCGGTGAGTTCGACTATGTGGCCTGGTTGCACGCGGCGTCGCCGGATCAGCTCGACGGGCTGCTCGATACGATTGGCGAGATCGATGGGGTGACCCGCACGACGACGTCCGTGGTGCTGGCCCGGAAGATCGACCGGGGCGGCGTGCTGCCGTGAACGGTCGGTGACGTCCGGTAATTTTCCGTAACCAGTCGCTAAGAATGGTCGCGCACCCCCGTCGGTGCTCGCGCAACCCTCGAATTTCCCGTTTATCCCCGTGATGCCTTGACTTCGCTCGTTTGTCTGGCGGTGGCGAAGGTGCTAAACTTATTGAGAATTGTTTGCATTAACTTCTTCATCCATCTGGAGTGCGTATGCGCGTGAAATCCCTCGTGGCAGCGGTGTTGCTTGCCGGTGCGGCCACCATGGCTCAGGCCGCCGAGTTTCCTATCGGTAAACCGCTGAATGTGGCGGGCATGGAAATCAACACGGTGTATCTCCAGCCGATCACGATGGAACCGGCCGGCATGATGCGCGATGCTGCCAAGTCGGACATCCACCTCGAGGCCGATATTCACGCGATCGCCAAGAACCCGAACGGTTACGCCGAAGGCGACTGGATTCCGGGGCTGGAAATCACGTACAAGCTGCAAAAAGTGAACAAGGACGGCAAGCCGGACGGCGCTGCCATCGAAGGCCTGATGATGCCGATGGTTGCGAGCGATGGCCCGCACTACGGCGATAACGTCAAGTTGGCAGGTGTCGGCAAGTACAAGCTGACGATGGTCGTCAACGCGCCGGGCACGCTTCAGGAATTCGGTTGCAAGATGGGGGGCGCGCCGGCCGCTGGCGCCCACGCCGCGCATGGCGGCATGGGCCCGTGGTGTTTCGGCCGTCACGTCGACAAGGAAACGGGCGTGGGTCCGTGGTTCAAGCCGATCACCAAGGAAGTCGATTTCACTTTCTCGGGTATTGGCAAGAAGGGTGGCTACTAAGCCCGTATAACTCTGATGCAGCGTTGGCCAATGGGCCAG
This window of the Pandoraea fibrosis genome carries:
- a CDS encoding amino acid ABC transporter ATP-binding protein, coding for MSAIVKVNQIHKRFGDNPVLKGVSFEVERGKMVAIIGASGSGKSTALRCIDRLETIDEGSIEVCGIRVEDPQIDLHQLRREVGIVFQSYNLFPHLSVRENIMLALRHVKRLGRSEAEEVAKRVLAQVGLSDKADSYPEQLSGGQQQRVAIARSLAMSPKVMLFDEVTSALDPQLTGEVLRVMEDLAADGMTMLLVTHEMAFAKRVADQIIYMHQGKVWEVGPGEMLDNPQTPELRAFLANGL
- a CDS encoding amino acid ABC transporter permease — translated: MIGNFSWTYFGYLVQSIGWTLVLSLIAFVLGSAGGFLVMLARISPRRWLRLPAQVFIEAIQGIPLLILLFIVYFGLSVYGFELPAIVAAALALMVYTSAYLGDIWRGCVEAMPRAQWEAAECLSFSRWQTLRLVIIPQAVRLSLPPTIGFLVQIIKMTSLASVIGFVELTRAGQIINNSIFQPFLVFSLVGVFYFVLCYPLSRWSASLEDRLNVGNR
- a CDS encoding amino acid ABC transporter permease, producing MHFSLNFAPLVPYWPVFLEGAWLTLKMTALSVVIGTAAGTLVAFAKRSRHRWLVRLCSIYIESVRNTPFLVQIFLLYFGLASLGVHMPTFAAAVIAMVINIGAYAAEIIRAGLESVPRGQIEAAECLGLSKWRIAWHVMLQPSIEKVYPALTTQFILMMQASAMASQISAEELTAVANTVQSDTFRSLETYIVVAALYLGLSLLVKLVAWAAGEYFFRRRRVVRRAAAQTVQAARRRAAASRTAGVSVTGATGTTGSNTAQRSAS
- a CDS encoding Lrp/AsnC family transcriptional regulator: MTLSTTALDELDRNLLALLRVNARESTANLARRLGVARTTVVARIGRLEQAGVIAGYTVRLGQDAAGGGLQACVGISVQPRSGRDVMRRLNKMPEIHLLCTVSGEFDYVAWLHAASPDQLDGLLDTIGEIDGVTRTTTSVVLARKIDRGGVLP
- a CDS encoding iron transporter: MRVKSLVAAVLLAGAATMAQAAEFPIGKPLNVAGMEINTVYLQPITMEPAGMMRDAAKSDIHLEADIHAIAKNPNGYAEGDWIPGLEITYKLQKVNKDGKPDGAAIEGLMMPMVASDGPHYGDNVKLAGVGKYKLTMVVNAPGTLQEFGCKMGGAPAAGAHAAHGGMGPWCFGRHVDKETGVGPWFKPITKEVDFTFSGIGKKGGY